AATTCACCGCACGCAGCTACCCAGCAACATCGCAGAAGCTGACGGTGAAGACGCGTGGTCCCTGTTCCAAATCTCGAACATTTCCAACTGGGTCAACTCGGATGGGTTTCTGTTCAACACGGTGGCGGACTTTGACTCTATGGGTCTCCGCTACGTCGCGCGGAAGCTGAACCGGCCGGCATGGGCGATCGGACCGGTGCTCCTCTCCACCGGAAGTGGTTCTCGCGGGAAAGGCGGTGGAATCAGCCCGGAGCTTTGCCGGAAATGGCTTGACACGAAGCCTTCGAATTCGGTTCTGTTTGTGAGTTTCGGATCGATGAACACGATCTCTGCTTCACAGATGATGCAGTTGGCAACGGCGTTGGATCGTAGCGGGAGAAATTTCATCTGGGTCGTGCGGCCACCGATCGGTTTCGACATAAACTCGGAGTTCCGAGCAGAAGAATGGTTGCCGGAAGGGTTTCTGGGGAGGGTTGCGAAGAAGGGGTTGGTGGTTCACGATTGGGCACCGCAGGTGGAGATTCTGTCACACGGGGCAGTTTCCGCGTTTCTGAGTCACTGTGGGTGGAACTCGGTGCTGGAATCGCTGAGTCACGGCGTGCCGATTCTCGGGTGGCCGATGGCGGCGGAGCAATTTTTCAACTGCAAGATGTTGGAGGAAGAGCTTGGTGTTTGTGTGGAGGTTGCGAGAGGGAAGAGGTGTGAGGTTAGGCATGAGGATCTGGTGGAGAAGATTGAATTGGTGATGAATGAGGCTGAGAGTGGAGTGAAGATTAGGAAGAATGCTGGAAACATCAGAGAGATGATAAGGGACGCTGTGAGAGATGAAGATGGTTATAAGGGTTCTTCTGTTAGGGCCATTGATGAGTTCTTATCAGCTGCTATGTCACTGAATGAATAATTTAAAATAGTTgacttataaattataaattcttAAGGATATTTCACTCACATCACTAAGTATTGTTTCCATTGAGCATTGCTTGT
This portion of the Lotus japonicus ecotype B-129 chromosome 3, LjGifu_v1.2 genome encodes:
- the LOC130744334 gene encoding UDP-glycosyltransferase 92A1, with translation MTQQQRKHSIVLFPFMAQGHIIPYLALALHLEKTKNYNITILNTSLNIKKLRTSLPPHSSINLLEIPFDSTHHGLPPNTENTDAVPYNLVLPLLQASASLQPSFKQIIKHLIDNQLEEEEKLCIIADFFFGWTATVARELGVFHVIFSGSSGYGLACYFSLWVNLPHRRVDSDHFPLPDFPEAGQIHRTQLPSNIAEADGEDAWSLFQISNISNWVNSDGFLFNTVADFDSMGLRYVARKLNRPAWAIGPVLLSTGSGSRGKGGGISPELCRKWLDTKPSNSVLFVSFGSMNTISASQMMQLATALDRSGRNFIWVVRPPIGFDINSEFRAEEWLPEGFLGRVAKKGLVVHDWAPQVEILSHGAVSAFLSHCGWNSVLESLSHGVPILGWPMAAEQFFNCKMLEEELGVCVEVARGKRCEVRHEDLVEKIELVMNEAESGVKIRKNAGNIREMIRDAVRDEDGYKGSSVRAIDEFLSAAMSLNE